A DNA window from Sphingomonas changnyeongensis contains the following coding sequences:
- a CDS encoding accessory factor UbiK family protein: MQSENRFFDDMSKMLNGLAGTMAGVGREAEAAMRERAREWIAGMDFVSREEFEAVKAMAAAARDEADALKARLDALEARLGSS; this comes from the coding sequence ATGCAGAGCGAGAACCGGTTTTTCGACGATATGTCCAAGATGCTGAACGGCCTGGCCGGGACGATGGCAGGCGTGGGCCGCGAGGCCGAGGCCGCGATGCGCGAGCGTGCCCGCGAATGGATTGCCGGCATGGATTTCGTCAGCCGCGAGGAGTTCGAAGCGGTGAAGGCGATGGCCGCCGCCGCGCGCGACGAGGCCGATGCGCTGAAGGCGCGGCTCGACGCGCTCGAGGCGCGGCTGGGCAGCAGCTGA
- a CDS encoding TspO/MBR family protein gives MGQLASRSQLNMAFFRKAVVTVPLIVLLGSAAGRLANSGYDNLWFASLVRPASMPPSWAFGLVWGTLYVMLGLALAVVLNARGHRSREMAVVLFAVQLALNLAWSPLFFAFHQVTAAFYLILVMILAALATVFAFGAVRPVAAWLMVPYLAWLCFAAALNNDYRMLNPDAERLVPGAVTTQIAG, from the coding sequence GTGGGTCAGCTTGCATCGCGGTCGCAGCTCAACATGGCCTTTTTCCGCAAGGCCGTGGTCACCGTGCCGCTTATCGTTCTGCTCGGCAGCGCCGCCGGCCGGCTTGCCAACTCCGGCTATGACAATCTGTGGTTCGCCAGCCTTGTCCGCCCCGCATCCATGCCGCCCAGCTGGGCATTCGGGCTGGTCTGGGGCACGCTTTACGTGATGCTCGGCCTCGCGCTGGCCGTCGTGCTCAACGCGCGCGGCCACCGGTCGCGGGAAATGGCGGTGGTGCTGTTCGCCGTTCAGCTGGCGCTCAACCTTGCCTGGTCGCCGCTGTTCTTCGCCTTTCATCAGGTGACCGCCGCCTTTTACCTGATCCTGGTGATGATCCTGGCGGCGCTGGCGACGGTGTTCGCCTTTGGCGCGGTGCGCCCGGTCGCGGCCTGGCTGATGGTGCCCTATCTCGCCTGGCTTTGCTTTGCCGCCGCGCTCAACAACGACTATCGGATGCTCAATCCCGATGCCGAACGGCTTGTGCCGGGCGCCGTCACCACCCAGATTGCAGGCTGA